The following are encoded together in the Impatiens glandulifera unplaced genomic scaffold, dImpGla2.1, whole genome shotgun sequence genome:
- the LOC124917229 gene encoding phospholipase A(1) DAD1, chloroplastic-like: MNKKWMEYQGIKNWEGLLDPLDETLRAEIIRYGHFVEAAYMGFNCDTSSSTYSLCHHPKRSLLQRAGFPDTGYKITKNLQATSSIQPPDWMKKAPRWTTIRSSWIGYVSVCTDKKEIARLGRRDVVIALRGTSTFLEWIENLRATLTPVSDDSDSGMVESGFLSLYTSRTSDSPSLQEQVREEIRRLLKTYGNETLSVTITGHSLGAALAILAAYDIKKTIRRELLVTVISFGGPRVGNRSFRNILEKQGTKVLRIVNSDDLVTILPGFVLDAEDSSYGQWAGIPGWLPWWVYAEVGRELRLSSRQSPHLAGINVATCHELGTYLQLVNGFVSSD; this comes from the coding sequence ATGAACAAGAAATGGATGGAATATCAAGGAATCAAGAACTGGGAAGGACTTCTCGATCCACTCGACGAGACTTTACGTGCAGAAATCATAAGATACGGCCACTTTGTCGAGGCTGCTTACATGGGATTCAACTGCGACACGTCATCGTCCACGTACTCGTTATGCCACCACCCAAAAAGATCACTCCTACAACGTGCAGGGTTCCCAGACACTGGTTACAAGATTACCAAGAATCTACAAGCCACCTCATCCATCCAACCGCCAGATTGGATGAAAAAAGCCCCAAGGTGGACCACAATTCGTTCCAGCTGGATAGGTTACGTGTCAGTTTGTACCGACAAGAAAGAGATCGCGCGACTAGGTCGTCGCGACGTGGTGATCGCGTTACGCGGGACCTCCACTTTCCTTGAGTGGATTGAAAATCTCCGCGCAACCCTAacaccggtttcggatgattcTGACTCGGGAATGGTGGAGAGCGGTTTCCTTAGCTTGTACACCTCGAGAACCTCGGACTCTCCGAGTTTACAGGAACAAGTTAGAGAAGAGATTCGACGGTTACTCAAAACCTACGGAAACGAGACATTAAGCGTCACTATAACGGGCCACAGCCTCGGTGCTGCCCTGGCTATACTGGCGGCGTATGACATCAAGAAGACCATCCGTCGGGAACTGTTGGTAACCGTCATATCGTTCGGTGGGCCGCGGGTGGGGAACCGGAGCTTCCGGAATATTCTTGAAAAACAAGGGACGAAGGTTCTTAGGATTGTAAACTCGGATGACCTAGTAACTATATTACCGGGGTTCGTGCTAGATGCTGAAGATAGTAGTTACGGCCAATGGGCGGGGATTCCGGGGTGGTTACCGTGGTGGGTGTATGCGGAAGTGGGGCGGGAGTTGCGGTTGAGCAGCCGACAATCGCCTCATCTGGCCGGAATAAATGTGGCCACATGTCATGAACTGGGGACTTATTTGCAACTTGTTAATGGTTTCGTGAGTTCTGATTGA